The DNA window tttaccctttgcccttggacttctactgccaccaccaaacgtttatccgggtgtattttattaggaaagcgttgtttggaaacatcttcccccccccaaatcctccaaacccttgcaccccacttcctgcggaaggtttggtaaaaatcctcaccaatttgcataggtgaccacagacccaaacccttggatcttaagaacaatgaaaaaagcaatcagttcttgaaaaaaagaattttaatagaagaagcagtaaaaaagaatcacctctgtaaaatcacctctggtaaataccttacaggtaattagattcaaaacatagagaatccctctagacaaaacctaaagttacaaaaagacacacagacaggaatatccattctattcagcacagcttaatttctcagccatttaaagaaatcataatctaatgcatatctagctagattacttactaaattctaagactccattcctgttctgtccctggcaaaagcatcacacagacagactctttgtctctccctccctccagctttttaaagtatcttgtctcctcattggtcattttggtcaggtgccagcgaggttatcctagcttcttaaccctttacaggtgaaaggatttttcctctggccaggagggattttaaaggtgtttacccttccctttatatttatgacaggccctaCTAGATGTAAATTTTTCTTGCTCATTGAGCCAGATAGATTCCTTCACAGATCAGTGACTCCATCTGAATTCATTTGAGCAACATATATTAACTGATGACttttctcagggcctccttcatctctttgtttcgcaggctgtagatgagggggttgacGAGGGGAATCAGGACTGTGTAGAagacagagaacactttgttcagggCTATCTGTTTGTTGGTTTTTGGTAGCAGATACACAGTCATTAGGGTCCCATAGAAAACTGtaaccacaatgaggtgagaggagcaggtggaaaaggccttttgcctcccggtggtggaagggattctcaggatagTAGCAATGATACAAGCATAGGATGTCACAGTTAATAGAAATGGGCAAGGCGAGTCTAGGGAGGTGAGTATGAAACTAATCAGTGTGATCGTGCTGGTGTCACGGCAGGAGAGTTTTAGCATTggagaaaaatcacaaaagaaatggtcaatttcattgggGCCACAGAATATTAATTGTGACATAGACCACATCATTATTACACAAGTTAGGAATCCGCTTATCCAAGACCCCACTGCTAGCTGGAGGCACAACCTGCTGTTCATCAGGGCCGTATAATGCAGGGTTTGCATATCGCTAAATATCGTTCATAAGACATTGCTGCTAGGAGATAGCATTCTGTAGCCGccagagaaccaaagaaatacagttgtatgatgcagccactgactgagatggttctgtccccagtcaggagactggccagcatcctaggcaggatggtggaggtgtagcaggtctccaggcaggacaagttccccaggaagaagtacatgggggtgtgaaggtgctgatcagccacaactagcGCAATGATTAGGCTGTTCCCAGACGTGGTCAcaatgtagatcactaggaaaacctcccattgaagccgaagggagttagatgcctaacctgcttagatgCTTTTCAGCATTCCACCTGGTGCCCATCTACATTGTTTGGTGCctcaacacctttaaaaatctggccttaagcaATTCCCCCAAAGGCCCCCCAGGGAgcctgcaggagagcagagaatTGACCCCAGGTGTCCAACATCCCAGGTTAGCCCCCTATCTAAATCTATAGCTCACCACATTATTCAGTTTCCTGAATTACAAAATGATCTCTTATGAGAGTGAGTTCCTGGAGA is part of the Eretmochelys imbricata isolate rEreImb1 chromosome 14, rEreImb1.hap1, whole genome shotgun sequence genome and encodes:
- the LOC144274963 gene encoding LOW QUALITY PROTEIN: olfactory receptor 6N1-like (The sequence of the model RefSeq protein was modified relative to this genomic sequence to represent the inferred CDS: inserted 1 base in 1 codon) produces the protein MEVFLVIYIVTTSGNSLIIALVVADQHLHTPMYFFLGNLSCLETCYTSTILPRMLASLLTGDRTISVSGCIIQLYFFGSLAATECYLLAAMSYERYLAICKPXHYTALMNSRLCLQLAVGSWISGFLTCVIMMWSMSQLIFCGPNEIDHFFCDFSPMLKLSCRDTSTITLISFILTSLDSPCPFLLTVTSYACIIATILRIPSTTGRQKAFSTCSSHLIVVTVFYGTLMTVYLLPKTNKQIALNKVFSVFYTVLIPLVNPLIYSLRNKEMKEALRKVIS